The genomic window AAAGTCTCAAATGCTCaatcaaaatgaaaaatgaaaaattacTGTAGAGACACAAACAAATTGCAATCAATAAagtaattctcaatcaacaaaTTTACAACAAAATTATCAATCAAACACATATATACCCACTTCAGCATATACATttacaaaattgaataaaaaattgtAAAACTTACAGTCACAGACTCAGAGAGACAAAGAGAAGGGGCTCTGGTGACAGGCTCACATGTAATGGCGATGGCCAAGCTCACAGCGACGGCAACCAAGAGATGAATCTGTGGAAGAACAAAAAAGAACTTAGATCTCACAATATGATGGAGAgggagagaaagggagagagagaaaatgcGCACGAGAGAACAAGAGCGAGAGGAACTTACGGTCTTACGGAGCTAAAAACTGAGCAGCGACGGCAGGCTGGAGCTGCGGGCTAAGCGGCGATGGCGAGGAACTGTGCGCTGAGCGGCGACGGCGAGTAGCTGCGGGCTGAGTGGTGACGACGAGGAGCTGCGGTGACAGCAAGGAGTGGGCAACGACAGCGAGTAGTGGGCAACGACGGCGAGGGAATGAAAGGCTGAGCAGCGACGGCAAGGGGGTGAGGGACTGAGCAATGGAGAAGAGGACTATGGCCAGATGGTGTCTGAAGCTGATGGAGGCACAGAGAGAAAAACCTAATCCCTAAATATATATATGCACTCCGGGGCGGATAGGGGCGGGTTTATCCTGACCCCGAACCCGGCCCGGCCCGCTCAACTACCCGCCCCGACATAAACCCGCCCCGCTCCGGGTCGGGTTTAAACCCGCTCCGATCGGGTTGGGCGGGTCGGATACCCGCGAGTTCGGGTACTCCTGCCACCCCGCCCTaggtacgatgataaattcatacgtatcgatacgtttaaaatatagACAAATAATAACAAGTCACGTGCAATTTATTTTCTACATCaacatttaatttttgtttttttaaatatatattatatcaccacttttactaatacacccatttaattaaataaaaataaaaaatattttttatttaattttataaaaaatcttaaacatccttcttttatttgattagacaaaaatatccttttaaattaacgaaattttagaattcaattaattctaattttatagttccaaataatttaaacaataaaacaaaaacatattaaaaaataaaaaatcaaaatttcttcaTATTTTCCAATTTCTCTAATCATTCGTGCCCCCtctaagcaaaacatatcaaGGAATCAAAAAATCGatcgttcttcatcttctccaattacCCCTCTGAAACAAAGCAGTGAAAGTCTCAAACCAAACCAAGTTCCAGGTGAAGGACCAGATCGGTTCCTACTTCTACTTCCCCACCATTGGCCTTCAGAGAGTTGCTGGTGGAGTCGGTGGCCTGAGAGTATTCAGCAGGTTGTTGATCCCAGTTCCATACCAGATCTTGAGGATGAGTATTGGTTCATCATCGGTGACTGATACACCAAGAGCCACAAGACTCTCCAAGGCTTCCTTGACGGCGGCCGCTCCATCGGAAGGCCCGATGGCATTGTCATCAACGGCCAAACCGCCAAGGGCGACGGATCCGACAAACCCATGTACACAATGAAGGCTAGAAAGACCTATAAGTTGAGAATCTGCAACACTGGCAGCGGCGAAGAACCTAGGATTTTGGTTTGAAAATTTCACTGCTTTGTTTTAAAGGGgtaattggagaagatgaagaacgattgattttttgtttctttgatatGTTTTGTTTAGAGAGGGGCACCAATGATTAGAGAAATTGGAGAATAtgaagaaattttgattttttatttttttaatatatttttgttttattgtttaaattatttgaaattataaaattaggattaattgaattttaaaattttgttaatttaaaaggatatttttgtctaatcaaataaaagaaagatgtttaagactttttataaaattaaataaaaatatttttttatttttatttagttaaaggggtgtattagtaaaagtggtgatataatatatatttaaaaaaataaaaattaaatgttgATGTGGAAAATAAATTCCACATGGATTgttattatttgtcatattttaaACATATCGATACATATAAATTTATCATCGTACTGTAGCAAACACCTTAATTTATTAAGGTGAAAACTCAAATACATTTGATTTCATATGAGTTAAATGATAATTTAGACAAATCTATAaatcatttaatattttttagctatcaacttcacacgaaaataattaaaccttttatcAAAGAAAAGTATGCTTCTAATTCAAAGAATTAatgcatttatatttatatatctatTGATAACTTCATTATTAAAAACCAATTTAAGTTGATTTAGTAGTTAATTTACTAATCTACTTAAACAAGTATTGGGGGTGCGAATTCTGTCTCGTGCATGCAACAACATATTGACCAACGATAAATCTTTAAATGAAGTTCAGTACCGTGGCGGATTAGTTCTTAATTTGTCGAGTTAGAGAATattgtagaaataaaagaaaaaaaattcattattaaAGTTCCTTTATCCCATTTAGTATATATTTTGAAAtattattttggtaaaaataaaagttaaataatttttttgagtGTCTCTTAAACAAATTTGCGCATCAGCAtatattaagaaataaaataacaataaaatattttttacagtacatcaaaatataaatttaactATGATAACTTTACATGAAACTTAGAATAATTTTGTTTTCAGCATTTTTTAAGAAACAATTGAAATGAGCCCTTATAATGTGAGCTTGGCATTTTGAAGTTTTAATATTCTTAACAACTAATATATTGGTTTTCTTTCTTTGGTCTTTAACTAATAGACTAATAGTAGTTTTTCTTTTTTGGGTGAGGAGAGTTGTATACTGTTCGGTTGGTCGGATACCGGACAGTTCGGGTAGGTATCTTGAGTGAGGGGGTGATCTCGTCTGGTCGTAGGCTACCGGGTTGGAGTAGGCGGGATCCCGAGCTCTTCACGTGAAAAGGGGGGACGTCATCTGCAaaaacactccgacgctctagtcagtgagTGTGCTGGCGAAATAGGGGGAGAATGagatgtgacgtaccttgggagaagggtaggtccttccccatatataccgtgtcagagaGGGACAGATCCACTTTCTTCGAGACCTCCCTTGCACAGCTGTGGCaaagctgtcagggacgcgtgttCGGGTCGGAATCTGAGCGTCTCACCCTcgaccgttcgggtcgggtgcTGCTCGGGTCGGGCCGGCCCATAAACtgcttgggccaggccgtaacataTACTAATATATATTTCTGAGCAGAAAAAATTTTAAACggttattaataattattttgaaAGACAATGaggtctttaaattttttttagttttttatatttgtttttataAGACTAATTAGtctatttattaatatttttttatgttaataaaGTAAGCTTACATCATATGTTAAACAGTTGATTTATCCGTTAAGAGTCAACTAAAATTGACATATTCTTTTTTGTTGAGAATCTTCTTGCTTTTTGAGGATAATTATTATGAttgtttagttttttttaattattttttttaaatacatttaAAACCGAAAATATTAgtgattttaaattatttttacttataaaaattaaataaaaaatatattagtgaTTAATCTATTACATAAATATGTTCTGGAGAAAAATCATTAATGGAAGACTAATTAGTCTTAcaaaattaaatatcaaaattTGAAAAGAGTATTTTTTATTGGAAATCTTATGATCTTTCGAAAAAGTTATGGAAAAAGAGATGAATATTCAACTATTTTCGAGAGATTGAGAGAATAGTGTAGTAAAATAATAGGGTTAGCTACAAAAAATGTCCCAAATTATTTAGACGCTGGCAAAAATATACTCGAATTTTACTATAAGCAAAAATaccttcaaataatttaaaaaacacaacaaaaatacccaatagtaaatatatatttttagaaagaaaaagtTTAGGGCcagcatttttattaaaattttgtcaacactaaccatcaaaagaaaaacgAATAATTTTACATCATTAGATGCcatctcacatcattaaaaacactgatgatggctaattgatgaCTACACATCACAAATTCTTGGTCCTCTAACACTCCTCTCttaaaaaatacattagagattaaattttgatACCATTTTTTTACAagcatgattaaaaaaaatattattatttttaaaattttttctataaagttttttttatacttttaaaaaatcacaaaaaaatatatatttaaaaaaaattatcaaattttaagaataataatatctcattttttaattatttttgtaaaaaattacatcaaaatttaatttttaagacattttttaaaaatatatatttactattgAGTATTGttgttatatttttaaattatttaaagatatttttgtttATAATAAAATTTGAGTATTTAAATAATTCAAGAGGGTTTTTTGTAATTTACCCAAAATAATATATGATACGGGCCTTGGTCTTAGGGAAGAATATTTTCCAGAAAAGGCCCAAAGTTATGAGGCGTGTGGCGTAAGTTTTGGAGTAAAATTGTAAAAAGGTAAAATACGTGGGAAGTGGGAAGGGTTTGTTTAGGAGGGTTATAAAATTTCACACAAGCGGGAAAAATTTCCCCTCATTATTTATTTCCGTTTCTTATTAGTTTGAAACACCAAGGGGACTGATTTTCGCTTTCCcttatttgaatttattttcttgtcGCTTCAAAACCCAAACCCCTCTCTTTCTTCAAAGGCGCAAGCGCAGCAATTCCGTCTCAAATTAGGGTTCTTCAATTGTTCGACGATGGGTGGAAAACGAGTCACCAATAAGCGGCAACGCGACGCCGCCGCCGACCAGCTTCGCACTGTCAAGAGAGAACGCGTCGCCGCTGCTGAGGGCGCCGACGAGGCCGAGTCCCCTCAGAAACAAGATCCGGCAAGTCGCCGGTTCATACGCTccgagtttttcaaactcaaaacTCTCATTAgtggtattttttttattattattcaaattAACGGTAgcttctcttcctctttctctttctccctctCAATGACACTCTCGTTTCAAATCTAACAGAGAAAAAGGACGATTTGATGAACACCGATTCCGACAAGTTCGATTCCATCTTGAATGAGTTCCACAAGCTCCACGATCAAGGtattcttcttatcttatctacTTATTTGTGGTTATGTTGCTTATTTAGCTGCTTTCATTATCTGCCCTGAATGTTGAAGATGATTTAGTTAGGGTTTGGTTAATAGTTGGTGACAGTTGACACTGTATCTTCGATTTTGGCTTAAAGTCCAGAAGCCGAGAGAGCAGGTTGCAGATGCAGAGGCGCTGCTGGAGTTGACTAACAGTTTGGTGATGTCAGTGAGGTCTATGGTGAATGACAATATTACCCCTGCTGAATTTGTTGGCTGTTTGATCAAGGAATATGGCCAACCATCCATCCAAGACCCGGAGTGCAACTCGATCGACTGGAAAAAACTTGGTCTTGCTGTGTCCCCCATGTTTATGAAGGTTCAGGGTTGTTGCACCATGTGAGTTTTCTTTTTGCAGGGCttcttatattttttattcttgtttctttctatctttctttctccttttttttttctgattttgttttgtgttgtgttTTCTAAAAGGCTTGGTCCCATGGAGAGGGAGTTGAAGCAACGCAAGATCGGAGTTCAGAGACAAAGAACAAAGCCAACATCTGAAAGGGCTAGGCCTCAAGAGGTTGGCTGAGTTTTACTTCCTTGCTTCTATTCCTTTTTTGTTTGCTGTGTTGTGAATGTTTATGTGATAAGCATCCGAAATCCATTGTTAATGAATTTTCATTATGCTGATTGTTATATAGTTGGATTTTTTGTTTACTCGTCTTAGTACATATTTAGCTATAAAGGGGTGTGGCTGTCTTTATTGTTTACTTTGTCTGTGTTCCATAATGTTTATAAAAATTGAAAGCAAATGTGGTGCTCAACTATGTTTCATATTCTTGCAAGTATTTTGGCACTGATTTCTAGTTATTGTTTGTTTGAAAAAGGTTGTCCAGCCCCAAGAAAAGGAAAGATCTGATACTGATCAAAACATGAAAGTAATGTTTGACATCTTGGCGAAAATGAGACGCGTTCAACTTGAATGTCTAATTCTGAACAGAACATCATTTGCTCAGACTGTTGAAAACTTGTTTAGCCTATCATTTTTAGTCAAAGATGGTCGGGCTCAGATCACTGTGGATGAAAACCGCATACACTACGTTTGTAAGACATGTTACCATAATATTCAACTAAATTTGTGCGCTCTTATTGTATTCCTGGGTCATCTGTACGATTGTACCAAAAATACTTGTTTTCTTTTCCAGTGCCTAGGAATGCTCCATCAGGTGATTCTCTGAGAGCTAAAGAAGCCACTTTCACTCATTTCATGTTCAGACTTGATTTCCAAGATTGGAAGGTATGAATTTGTCCCAGTACTTGTAAATTTGCAATTCAATGTGCATATATGATGCGATTTTTTGTCCACTTCTTTGTTTACAATTGCTAGTTTCTTTTTATTTAGCAATGCCTTACAACAAAGTTAATTGAATTTAAAGATGCGAGATACCAAATTGGGATCAAAGAAATGGTTCATGGCAAGATTTGTTATTTTATGGCACAGTAAATTAAACACCATAACGTTCTAGACAGATTGGCAGTATGGTTCATGAAGGAACATCTCTGTTGTCATCTCAATGCTCTACATCATTTACATCAATATTCTTTTGTTAATTCTGTTTTTGTCAACATTATTTACAGTTAATGAAGGATATGGTGCCTGAGGGCAAGGAGTTAATGCCTCATAGGACTCAGTTTTGCACTGTTGTTGGTTCTCAACCACAGATGGGTTCTGATGATGGTTCCCCACATCCTCTAACTGTCACACCTATCAGGAAATTTTCTCGGAACCGAGGGCTGGTTGTGCAGGAGGAAGGTGTGGTAGAGGAATCTCCTGAATGTGATGATGAAAAATCTTCCAGAGCAGCTGCCATCAGAACGTGTAAGCGTAAGCT from Arachis ipaensis cultivar K30076 chromosome B09, Araip1.1, whole genome shotgun sequence includes these protein-coding regions:
- the LOC107618476 gene encoding non-structural maintenance of chromosomes element 4 homolog A, which produces MGGKRVTNKRQRDAAADQLRTVKRERVAAAEGADEAESPQKQDPASRRFIRSEFFKLKTLISEKKDDLMNTDSDKFDSILNEFHKLHDQVQKPREQVADAEALLELTNSLVMSVRSMVNDNITPAEFVGCLIKEYGQPSIQDPECNSIDWKKLGLAVSPMFMKVQGCCTMLGPMERELKQRKIGVQRQRTKPTSERARPQEVVQPQEKERSDTDQNMKVMFDILAKMRRVQLECLILNRTSFAQTVENLFSLSFLVKDGRAQITVDENRIHYVLPRNAPSGDSLRAKEATFTHFMFRLDFQDWKLMKDMVPEGKELMPHRTQFCTVVGSQPQMGSDDGSPHPLTVTPIRKFSRNRGLVVQEEGVVEESPECDDEKSSRAAAIRTCKRKLT